The Scyliorhinus canicula chromosome 17, sScyCan1.1, whole genome shotgun sequence DNA window cgacaccttcaggagaattgggagggtgattaTTAGacgcagcagagtgagaatggagggagagtgtgtgggatggagatttacagattTTCGGGAtcgagagaggaaagaatgttccagagaaactagaattgtttgTTCTGAATTtatatcctgtactgacagtgatgtcttttgtaaactccttttgcaGCCTATTACAATGTGAGATCTATAGACAGAAATCTCACACCAAATGTCACGTcaagatctgacagagtcactcaatTCACCGGGACCCGAATATCATCGGCTTTTGCATCTCGAAGGAGaaatgactggaaaagcaccgagacatacacatccgagtgagagtgttccagagcactgactgtggaaagagcttcaaccagttacacagcctgaaaaaacattgcaccattcacagtgggagAGACCGTACgcatgttctgtgtgtgggatAAGTCTTCAACTCATCAGCGATCTTCGATGGTAACAAGGACACCTGCACCATGAAGAAACCATGCGGAAATGTggtgactgtgggaaaggattccagTCCCCATCTGCACTTGAAacccatcgacgcagtcacactggggagaggccattcacctgctctcagtgtgggaaaggtttTACTCAGTTATCCGCCCTGCAAACACACCAGCgggtccacactggggagaggccattcatctcctCTGAGTGTAGCCAGGAATTCAGTCAGTTATCCCACCttgtgacacaccagcgagttcacactggtgaaaggccattcacctgctctcagtgtgggaagggattcactgatccATCCTACCTGTTgatacaccagcgggttcacactggggagaagccattcacctgttctcagtgtgggaagggttttagTCAGTCATCCCAACTGCTAACACACCAGtgggttcacaccggggagaggccattcatctgctccgaatgtggaaagggattcactgattCATCCGCCCTGCAGAAGcaccggcgagttcacactggggagaagccgttcacctgctctgactgtgggaaaggattcgctCAGACTTCCCAACTGCTGActcaccagcaggttcacacaggggagagaccgttctcctgctctgactgtgggaagagattcactcaggtGTCCAACCTGCTGAGGCACCAGTGTGTTCACAAGTGATTAAAGGGGTTGGAATCtgttgttattgctgctgttaatcacatccacaATTGAATTgtaacatagaatcatataatctctacagtgcaaaaagaggcaatttggcccatcgagtctgtaccgacccttggaaagagtaccccacataGGCCCATGCCCTGacacttatccccgtaacccagtaacctcacttaaTCTCTctcagacactaagggacaatttagcacctaacctgcacatctttggtctgtgtgaggaacccggagcacccggaggaaacccacgcagatactgggagaaagtgcaaactccacacagacagtcacccatgaccggaattgaacccgggtccctggcgctgtgaaccaggagtgtgaaccactgtgccaccgagctgtcCCTGTGCCACCAAGCCGTCCCTGGGCCAGAGCCGTCCCTGAGCCACCGAGCCGTCCCTGGGCCAGAGCCAtccctgtgccaccgagccgtccctgtgccaccgagccgtccctgtgccaccgagctgTCCCTGTGCCATCCATGTGCCACCGAGCCGTCCCTGTGCCACCGAGCCCtccctgtgccaccgagccgtccctgtgccaccgagccgtCCCTATGCCACCGAGCCGtccctgtgccaccgagccgtCCCTGTGCTACCGAGCCatccctgtgccaccatgccgtccctgtgccaccgagccgtCCCTGTGCCACCGATCCGtccctgtgccaccgagccgtccctgtgccatcatgccgtccCTGTGCCACCGATCCGTCCCTGTGCCACCGATCCGtccctgtgccaccgagccgtCCCTGTGCCGtccctgtgccaccgagccgtCCCTGTGCCGtccctgtgccaccgagccgtccctgtgccaccgagccgtcactgtgccatcatgccgtccCTGTGCCACCAATCCGTCCCTGTGCCACCGAGCCATCCCTGTGCCACTGAGCCGTCCCTGTGCCACCGAGCCCtccctgtgccaccgagccgtCCCTGAGCTAACATGACGTCCCTGAGCTAACATGACGtccctgtgccaccgagctgtccctgtgccaccgagccgt harbors:
- the LOC119951603 gene encoding zinc finger protein 239-like, encoding MRKCGDCGKGFQSPSALETHRRSHTGERPFTCSQCGKGFTQLSALQTHQRVHTGERPFISSECSQEFSQLSHLVTHQRVHTGERPFTCSQCGKGFTDPSYLLIHQRVHTGEKPFTCSQCGKGFSQSSQLLTHQWVHTGERPFICSECGKGFTDSSALQKHRRVHTGEKPFTCSDCGKGFAQTSQLLTHQQVHTGERPFSCSDCGKRFTQVSNLLRHQCVHK